The Streptomyces sp. DG1A-41 genomic sequence TGAGCGGATCATTGCGTTCGCCGCCGGGTCCGCGGCGATTCGTTGCGGGCCCTCCGGTCGTACGTCCGGTCCGCCCGTGGGCTCAGGCCGGGGCGGGTTTCCCCGCCGGGCGGCGGAGGCGGGGTCCCGTCCCCGGTGCGCCATGGCGCGGGCGCCGCGCCGGGACAGTGGTGAGCGTCCAGTTGACGTGCGTCACCTGCGGAAAGGACCGCCATGAACCGCCGTACGAAGACCGCCTTACTCGGCTCCGCGCTGCTGCTCACCGTCGCTGCCGCGGCCGGCTCCGCCGGAGCCTTGGCCCCCCGGCGAGAGCGGGCGTGAGGCCGCCGCGCTCACCGGCAAGGCCAAGCTGTACCGCTCGGACGGGGACGACATCACCTTCTCCTTCGACGCGCACCTGGCAGCCGAGGACAAGCTCGACCCGATGGAGGCCACCGGCACCTTCGAGTGGAGCCACCGCCTGAACGGCAAGGGCGCCTGGGCGAAGGCGAAGGTGGACCGTCTGGTCACCGGCGGCAAGGTGGCTGTCGTCTCCGGCGTCATCACCTCCTCCGACCTGCCCGGTGCGAAGGGCAAGCGCTTCGGGATCACCGTGCAGGACATCGGTCACCGCGACCGGCTCGGCTACAGCTGGGCCACCACCGGTACCCCGGTCGCCACGAAGGACCTGCCCAAGTGCGTCAGCTCGGCGCCCTACGAGAAGGTCGAGAAGGGCACCGGCGACTTCCCGGTCACTCCCCGGCAGCCCGAGCTCTAGCCAGCGCCAGCGCCGTCACCAGATAAGGGATCGCCAGCACCGCGAAGACGGTGCTGTGCGCCATGTCCGTGCCGAGCAGCGCGTACACGCCGAACGTGGCGACCGTCGCCAGCTCGGTGCCCAGGCTCGCCACCGAGGTGAGCGTGGCCCGGCGGGACTCGTCGATACGGTGCTGGAGGCGGGCGTCGGCCAGCACCTCCGCCAGCTGGAACCCGGCGAAGGCGAGGCTCACCAGAGCGATGCCGGCCAGTGAGCGGGCCGCGGCACCGACGGCCAGGGCCAGTGCGGCGCCCGCGAGCAGCGCGGCGAGACCGGCCGGGCCGAGGCGTTCGGCCGGTCCGGTCAGGAGGCTGCCGACGGTGACGCCCGCCCAGATCAGCATGATCAGGTAGGGCACCGTCGCTTCGGCGACGCCGATGTCCCGGACCAGCAGCGGGGTGTACTCGTCGAGTGCGCCCCACACCGCCGCCACGGCCGGAATCAGCAGCAGGGCACCGCGCACGGAGCGGTCCCTGCGGACCTCGGCGAGCCCGGTCCGCAAGGTCGTCGCCCAGCTGTCGTCGGCGTGGTCCGGCCGCACCCGGTGCTCGGGGAACCGGGTCGCGGTGACGGCGGTCAGCACACAGGCCAGGAAGCTCGCGGCACCGACGGCCGCGTAGCCGCCCTGGGCGAAGACGGGCCCCGCGAGGCCGAGGGAGGCCACGGTGCCCACCAGCCGCGCGGCCCGTGCCCGGCCCATGACCCGCGCGTACCGGTCGGCGGCACCGAGATGATCCAGCTCGTCGTACACCAGCGCCTCCAGCGCGCCGGAGCCGAGCGCTCCGCCGGCGCCCCACAGGACGAATCCGGCCGCGAAGGCCCAGTACGACGGGACGGCCACCCACAGCGCGAAGCCGACGGCGGTGAGCAGCGGGCCGATCCACAGCAGCCGGCGACGCGACACGGCGTCGGCCCAGGCACCGGAGGGCACTTCCAGCACCACCGAGGTGATCGACCACAAGGCGAACAGAGAGGAGATCTGCCAGAGCGACATGCCGGTGTCGGCGAACAGCAACGCGTACACCGGGTAGAGCAGGACGAAGTCGTCGAGGAACGCGTAACCGTACAGCGTGGTCGTCAGCCGTCGGACGCCGGTGGCGGGCACGCGTGCGGGTGAGAGTGTCATGAGGCCTTCCCGTAAGGACCGATCGGACGCCGGAGGTACGGCGTCCGAGGCGGTCCCCGGGAGGCGCGGCTGGTGGATCAATGTCGCCAGGTCATGACACCGATGCTAGGCGCTGACCGGCGGATCGTCCCGCGGATTGCGTGGGCGATCCCGTTACGTGGGCGATCCCGACGAGAAGCGCCGCAGCAGCGGCGAGAGCACGAGCACGGACTTGGTCCGCTCGACGAACGGCTCCCCGGCGATCCGCTCCAGTACCCGTTCGAAGTGCCGCATGTCGGAGGCGAAGACCTGGGCGATCGCGTCCGCGTCCCCGGTGACGGTGGACGCGGCAACGACCTCCTGGTAGCGCTCCAGGCCCCGCTGGATGGTCTCCGGGGAGGTGTTGCCCCGGCAGTAGATCTCGACGAACCCCTCGGTCTGCCAGCCGAGGGCGCCCGGGTCCACCCGTACGGTGAAGCCGGTGATGGCTCCGGTGGCGCGCAGCCGGTCCACGCGCCGTTTCACGGCGGGTGCGGACAGGCCGACGATATGGCCGATGTCGGCGTAGGAGCGGCGGGCGTCCTCGGCGAGGGCGTGCACGATGCGTTCGTCGAGATCGTTCAGCACAGTGGGTTGGTCACTTTTCGGATGGTGCGAGTCGGGAACGGCGATAGCCGTACACGAAGTAGAACACGAGCCCGGCGGCCATCCAGACACCGAAGACCACCCAGGTCACGGTCGACAGGCTGCCCATCATCCAGAGGCAGAAGGCGAAGCCCAGCGCGGGCAGGACCGGGGACAGCGGCACCCGGAAGGTGCGGGGCATGTCCGGCCGGGTCCGGCGCAGCACCACGACGGCCACGTTGACCAGCGCGAAGGCGAAGAGGGTGCCGATGCTGGTGGCGTCGGCGAGCTGCCCGAGCGGAATCGCGGCGGCCAGGACACCGCAGAACAGCGACACGATCAGGGTGTTGGCGCGGGGCGTGCCGGTCTTCGGGTGGACCCTGGCGAACACCTTCGGCACCAGCCCGTCGCGGGACATGGCGAACAGGATGCGGGTCTGGCCGTACAGCACGGTCAGCACCACGCTCGCGATGGCGATGACGGCGCAGAAGGCGAGCAGCGTGCCCCAGAAGGTCTGCCCGGTGACCTCGCGCATGATCTGGGCGAGGGCGGCCTCGGAGCCGGTGAAGTTCTTCCAGGGCTTGGCGCCGACCGCGACGGCGGCGACGAGGACGTACAGCGCCGTGACGATGACCAGCGACAGCATGATCGCGCGCGGCAGGTCGCGCTGGGCGTTCTTGGCCTCCTCGCCGGCGGTGGAGGCTGCGTCGAAGCCGATGTAGGAGAAGAACAGGGTCGCCCCGGCGGCGCTGACGCCCGCCATGCCCAGCGGCATGAAGTTCTCGTAGTTGCCGGAGCGGAAGCCCTGGACGCCGATGGCGCAGAACAGCACCAGCGCGGCGATCTTCACGATGACCATGACGGTGTTGGCGCGGGCGGACTCGCGGGCACCGCCCAGCAGGAACGCCATCGCGAGCAGGACGACGATCAGCGCGGGCAGGTTGAACACGCCGCCGTCGCCGGGCGGGGCGGACAGGGCGGCCGGGATGGTGACGCCGATGGTCCCGTCGAGCAGTTCGTTGAGGTACTCGCCCCAGCCGACGGCGACCGCGGCGACGGACACGCCGTACTCCAGGACCAGGCACCAGCCGCAGATCCAGGCGATCAGCTCGCCCATCGTTGCGTACGCATACGAGTACGAGGAGCCGGAGACCGGGATGGTGCCCGCCAGCTCGGCGTACGACAGGGCCGAGAACAGGGCGGTCAGACCGGCTATGACGAAGGCGAGCGTGACGGCCGGGCCGGCCTTGGGGACGGCCTCTCCGAGCACGACGAAGATGCCGGTGCCGAGGGTGGCACCGATGCTGATCATGGTGAGCTGCCACAGTCCGAGAGAGCGCCGCAGCGTGCCTCCCTCGCCCTGGCCGCCCTCCGCGACCAGGCTTTCCACCGGCTTGCGACGCATGAGGCGCGCCCCGACGCCCGGGGACGGCGGGGCGGTCTGACTACTGCTGTTCGGGGGTGCGCCTTGGTCGAGCACGCGCTGACTCCTTCGTCGCTGCCGGTCTCGGGTGGCAGGGACCGGCAGCGTCCCGCCCGACAGCCGGGACCCACCGAGCGGGGTCCCCGCCACGCCACGTACGAGGCGACAGCCTACGAGCAGCGGCGTTGCCCGTGTAATGCAGCAACCTTGCGCATGCCCGCAAGATCATTGCGTTCCTCGGGACTGGCCGGAGGTTCGTTGCACGGATGCGTTCGTCCATTGCACGTGACGTGCTCGGACCAGCTCTTTCAGCGGAAACGTGAGCTCCTCGACACACTCGTGCGCGACTCCGTGATCTCCGGGCCGTACGACGGCAGGACACCCGCAGGCACAAGCACAAGGCCCCCGATCTTCATCGGGGGCCTGGGGCGAGGGCGTGAGGGCCGTCAGTTCCAGCTGGCGTGCAGCGGCTTGCCCTCGGCGTAGCCGGCGGCGCTCTGGATGCCGACGATGGCCTTCTCGGCGAACTCCTCCAGGGAGGCGGCACCGGCGTACGTGCAGGAGGAGCGGACGCCCGCGATGATCGAGTCGATCAGATCCTCGACGCCGGGGCGTGCCGGGTCGAGGAACATCCGGGACGTGGAGATGCCCTCCTCGAACAGTGCCTTGCGGGCCCGGTCGTACGCCGACTCCTCCGACGTGCGGTTGCGCACGGCACGCGCGGAGGCCATGCCGAAGGACTCCTTGTAGGCACGCCCCTGGGCGTCGTGCTGGAGGTCGCCCGGGGACTCGTAGGTGCCCGCGAACCAGGAGCCGACCATCACGTTGGACGCGCCGGCGGCGAGCGCCATCGCCACGTCGCGCGGGTGGCGGATCCCGCCGTCGGCCCACACGTGCTTGCCGTACTTCTTCGCTTCGGCGGCGCACTCCAGGACCGCGGAGAACTGCGGCCGGCCGACGCCGGTCATCATGCGCGTGGTGCACATGGCGCCGGGTCCGACACCGACCTTCACGATGTCGGCACCCGCCTCGATGAGGTCGCGCACGCCCGCGGCGGCCACGACGTTGCCCGCGACGATCGGCACCTGCGGGTCGAGGTCGCGCACCAGCTTCAGGGCGCTGATCATCGACTCCTGGTGGCCGTGCGCGGTGTCGATGACGAGCGTGTCGACGCCCGCGTCCAGCAGTTGCTTGGCCTTGCCCGCGACGTCGCCGTTGATGCCGACGGCGGCGGCGATGCGCAGCCGCCCCTGTGCGTCCGTGGCCGGCTTGTAGAGCGTGGCGCGCAGGGCGCCCTTGCGGGTGAGGATGCCGGCGAGCGTGCCGTCCTTGTTGACCGCGGGGGCGTAGCGGCGGTTGGCGTGGTCGAGGGTGTTGAAGGCCTCGCCCGGGTCCATGTCCGCGTCGATGAGCAGCAGGTCCCGGGACATGACCTCGGCGAGCTGCGTGAAGCGGTCCACACCGGCCAGGTCGGAGTCGGTGACCACGCCGATCGGCCGGTGGTCGTCGTCGACGACGACTCCGGCGTTGTGCGCGCGCTTGGGCAGCAGCGACAGCGCGTCCGCGACGGTCTGGTGGGGCGCCAGCATGATCGGGGTGTCCAGGACCAGGTGGCGGCTCTTCACCCAGGAGACGACGTCGGTGACCACGTCGATGGGGATGTCCTGCGGTATGACGACGAGGCCGCCGCGGCGGGCCACGGTCTCGGCCATGCGGCGCCCGGCGATGGCGGTCATGTTGGCGACGACGAGCGGGATGGTGGTGCCCGTGCCGTCCGGGGAGCTGAGGTCGACGGCCTGCCGGGAGCCCACCGAGGAGCGGCTCGGCACCATGAAGACGTCGTCGTACGTCAGGTCGTACGAAACCGGAGATGACTCTACGTAGCGACCGGTACCGGCCTCGATGAAGCGCATAGCCTCACATTTCCACACGAGATCACGCAGGTCACTCCCACGAAGACACAACGAAACGCCCCCGTGATCATGTAATCCTCCAAGGAGGGTACGAGGGGGTCCCGAGTGGGGGCAGGTACCTGCCTTACAACGAAACGTTACCCGTGCAGCTAGGTGCACAACAACTTGCTGCACGCGGCACAGCTGGCGGCCCCGCTTCCGAATGCGGCACGGTAATTCCCGTGCCTGCCGGGTGGTTGTACGCCGAAATCACCTTTGCCACGCCAGTCCGATCGGCTTCTCGGAATAGGCACTCGGTGGATCACGAACCGCCGAAAGGATTCGTTGCCGACGCACGACTTCTGCGCTGAGCAGAACGAATTGAGGAACGATGCAGAGTCTTCCCACGCCGACCGAGGCAGATTCCGATTCCCTGGTCGCCGACGTTCCGCCGGAGGGCGTCGGCGGGCAGCACCGCACCCATCTGACCAGCACCCCCGAAGAGCTGCTGACCGCGTTGCCACTGAGCACGGCCGCGGCGCGGTCGGTGAGCGCCGGGCGCCGGATGACACGCGCGGTGCTGAGCGGTGACGACGACCGGATGCTCGTGGTGGTCGGCCCGTGCTCGATCCACGACGTCGACGCGGGTCTGGCGTACGCCCGGTCACTGGGTGAGCTGGCGGCCGAGCTCGCTGACGACCTGGCGGTGGTCATGCGGGTGTACGTCGAGAAGCCCCGCACCACCGTCGGATGGACCGGGCTGCTCGCCGATCCGGCGCTGGACGGCAGCCTGGATCTCGATCGAGGGCTGCGCACGGTCCGTACGCTCATGCTGGAGATCGCGGAAACGGGCCTGCCCATCGCCACGGAGTGGCTGAGCCCGGCGGCTCCGGCGTACCTGGCCGATCTGATCTCGTGGGGCGCGATCGGCGCCCGGACCGTGGAGAGCCAGGTGCACCGGCAGCTGGCGAGCGGTCTGCCCATGCCCGTGGGCATGAAGAACGGCAGCACCGGCTCGGTGGGTGTCGCCGTCGACGCCATCCGGTCCGCGGCCGCCCGCCATGCCTACCTGGGCCACGGCCCGGACGGCCGGCCCGTCACCCTGCGCACGAGCGGCAACCCCGACTGCCACGTGGTGCTGCGCGGCGCCTCGGACCGGCCCAACTACCGCGCCGAGGACGTGCGCGAGACGGCGGGCCTGCTGCGGGCGGCCGGTCTGCCCTCGGGCGTGGTGATCGACGCCAGCCACGGCAACAGCGGCAAGGACCATGAGCGCCAGGCCCTCGTCGCCCGGGAGATCGGGGCCCAGGTCGCAGCCGGCGACAGCGACATCCGCGGCGTGATGCTGGAGGGCTTCCTGATCCCCGGGCGCCAGGATCTCGGGCGCGGCGAGCCCGTGTTCGGGCAGAGCGTCACCGACGCCTGCATGGGGTGGGACGCCACCGTCGGCGTCCTCCGGGACCTGGCTGCGGCGACCCGTGGGCGCCGCACCGTGACGGCTTCCGTTCGCTGACCCCGCCCCCTCACGTACGCCCCGTGACTCGCCGGAAGGAACAGGAGAGCGAGCATGCTGGACATCCCCGCGCTGGGGCCGACCGGGCCCTACAGGACGCGGAACCGCACCACCGTGACGGACGCCTCGGGCGTAGCGGCACTTGAACTGGCCTCTGTCCCCGGCCTGGTCGTCTCCCACTGGATCGACCAGCTGCGCGCGAGTGCGCCGCTGCCCGTCGCACAGGCGGCGGACGTCCTCGCGAAGGCGGCCGGCGTCTTCGCGGACCAAGAGGTCCTGGGAGACGACCTGGACGCCCACGAGCGGCGGGTCGCGGAGCTGACGGGCACGCCCCTCGCGGTCGTGCGCGAGTGCGACCGGCTCATCACGGCGACCCTTCGCGACGTGGCACGCACCGCGTCCGCGGCCCGGCCCGCCGGCTGCGCCCCGGTCGGTACCGCCCCGTCGAAGTCACTGCCCGCGACGGCCGCCTGGCGCCGCACCGGGGACGTCCTCGCCGTGCACGCGGCGGGCAACAGTCCAGGCGTCCACGCCATGTGGCCGGAGGCCCTGGCCCTCGGTTACCGCGTCGCCGTCCGTCCCTCCAACCGGGATCCGCTCACCCCACTCCGCCTCGTCACCGCGCTGCGGGAGGCGGGCGTACCGGCGACACAGCTGGTCGTGGCGCCCTGCGACCACGCGACAGCGGATCTGATCGTCGAGCGTTCGGACCGCGCCGTGGTGTACGGCGGGCAGGACGTCGTGGACAAGTACCGCGACCGGGCCGACGTCCGGTCGCAGGGGCCGGGCCGCTCGAAGCTGGTCGTGGCGGCCGACGCCGACCGGGGCACAGGGCTCGAACTGGCCCGCACGGGTGCGCTCTACCACGCGGGAACCGCGTGCACGGCGACCACGGGCGTCCTGGTCGAGCACGATCCGGCGGGATTCGCCGCCGAATTGGCCGCCGTGCTCGCCGAGGTGACACCGGCCGGGCCCGTGGCCGGCACGGCCCTGCTGCCCTGCATGCCGGAGGCCGACGCGCGGCGGCTCGCCACGGCGCTCCTGGACCGGACGGAGGACGCGGTCGTGCACCTCGCGCCACGGGTCGAGCGGCTCGGCGGCGAGGGGTCCCTGGCGGCCCTGACACCGGCGGTCGTGGAACTGACCTCCCCGAAGGACCCGCTGCTGTCGTACGAGATGCCCTTCCCGTGCGTGTGGGTCGCCCCGTTCGAACGCGGTGCCACGGACGTCCTCGACGGCTCCCTGGTGCTGTCGCTGCACACCGAGGACCTGGGGCTGATCGCCGCGGCCTCGGAGCTCACCTCGGTGTCCAACGTGTACCGGAGCAGGCCGACCTCGTGGATCCACCCGGACGTGCCGCACGACGGGTTCCTCGGCGAGTTCCTGATGCGCGCCACCGGACTGGCGCTTGCCGACGAGAACGAGACAAGGAGTGACAAGTGAAGATCAACTCCAGTAGTGACCTCGACTTCATGGAGCGGATACAGCAGGAGGTGACCGCCCACCGCACCACTTCTGCCTCCGACTCGACCTACTACGCGTCGAAGCTGGGCGAGGCCTGGGACCGGGCACGGCAGACCTCCGCCTACGCCGCACTGGGCGCGTTCTCGGCGGACGCGTTCCGCGACCTCGGGGCGACCTCCAAGGACGCCCTCAAGTCCCGGCCCCTCGACTATCTGCGCGTACCCGTCGAGGCGGGCCTGAAGTACTACCAGACCAC encodes the following:
- a CDS encoding GuaB1 family IMP dehydrogenase-related protein; the encoded protein is MRFIEAGTGRYVESSPVSYDLTYDDVFMVPSRSSVGSRQAVDLSSPDGTGTTIPLVVANMTAIAGRRMAETVARRGGLVVIPQDIPIDVVTDVVSWVKSRHLVLDTPIMLAPHQTVADALSLLPKRAHNAGVVVDDDHRPIGVVTDSDLAGVDRFTQLAEVMSRDLLLIDADMDPGEAFNTLDHANRRYAPAVNKDGTLAGILTRKGALRATLYKPATDAQGRLRIAAAVGINGDVAGKAKQLLDAGVDTLVIDTAHGHQESMISALKLVRDLDPQVPIVAGNVVAAAGVRDLIEAGADIVKVGVGPGAMCTTRMMTGVGRPQFSAVLECAAEAKKYGKHVWADGGIRHPRDVAMALAAGASNVMVGSWFAGTYESPGDLQHDAQGRAYKESFGMASARAVRNRTSEESAYDRARKALFEEGISTSRMFLDPARPGVEDLIDSIIAGVRSSCTYAGAASLEEFAEKAIVGIQSAAGYAEGKPLHASWN
- a CDS encoding aldehyde dehydrogenase family protein; this encodes MLDIPALGPTGPYRTRNRTTVTDASGVAALELASVPGLVVSHWIDQLRASAPLPVAQAADVLAKAAGVFADQEVLGDDLDAHERRVAELTGTPLAVVRECDRLITATLRDVARTASAARPAGCAPVGTAPSKSLPATAAWRRTGDVLAVHAAGNSPGVHAMWPEALALGYRVAVRPSNRDPLTPLRLVTALREAGVPATQLVVAPCDHATADLIVERSDRAVVYGGQDVVDKYRDRADVRSQGPGRSKLVVAADADRGTGLELARTGALYHAGTACTATTGVLVEHDPAGFAAELAAVLAEVTPAGPVAGTALLPCMPEADARRLATALLDRTEDAVVHLAPRVERLGGEGSLAALTPAVVELTSPKDPLLSYEMPFPCVWVAPFERGATDVLDGSLVLSLHTEDLGLIAAASELTSVSNVYRSRPTSWIHPDVPHDGFLGEFLMRATGLALADENETRSDK
- a CDS encoding Lrp/AsnC family transcriptional regulator, which codes for MLNDLDERIVHALAEDARRSYADIGHIVGLSAPAVKRRVDRLRATGAITGFTVRVDPGALGWQTEGFVEIYCRGNTSPETIQRGLERYQEVVAASTVTGDADAIAQVFASDMRHFERVLERIAGEPFVERTKSVLVLSPLLRRFSSGSPT
- a CDS encoding 3-deoxy-7-phosphoheptulonate synthase — protein: MQSLPTPTEADSDSLVADVPPEGVGGQHRTHLTSTPEELLTALPLSTAAARSVSAGRRMTRAVLSGDDDRMLVVVGPCSIHDVDAGLAYARSLGELAAELADDLAVVMRVYVEKPRTTVGWTGLLADPALDGSLDLDRGLRTVRTLMLEIAETGLPIATEWLSPAAPAYLADLISWGAIGARTVESQVHRQLASGLPMPVGMKNGSTGSVGVAVDAIRSAAARHAYLGHGPDGRPVTLRTSGNPDCHVVLRGASDRPNYRAEDVRETAGLLRAAGLPSGVVIDASHGNSGKDHERQALVAREIGAQVAAGDSDIRGVMLEGFLIPGRQDLGRGEPVFGQSVTDACMGWDATVGVLRDLAAATRGRRTVTASVR
- a CDS encoding MFS transporter: MTLSPARVPATGVRRLTTTLYGYAFLDDFVLLYPVYALLFADTGMSLWQISSLFALWSITSVVLEVPSGAWADAVSRRRLLWIGPLLTAVGFALWVAVPSYWAFAAGFVLWGAGGALGSGALEALVYDELDHLGAADRYARVMGRARAARLVGTVASLGLAGPVFAQGGYAAVGAASFLACVLTAVTATRFPEHRVRPDHADDSWATTLRTGLAEVRRDRSVRGALLLIPAVAAVWGALDEYTPLLVRDIGVAEATVPYLIMLIWAGVTVGSLLTGPAERLGPAGLAALLAGAALALAVGAAARSLAGIALVSLAFAGFQLAEVLADARLQHRIDESRRATLTSVASLGTELATVATFGVYALLGTDMAHSTVFAVLAIPYLVTALALARARAAGE
- a CDS encoding amino acid permease encodes the protein MLDQGAPPNSSSQTAPPSPGVGARLMRRKPVESLVAEGGQGEGGTLRRSLGLWQLTMISIGATLGTGIFVVLGEAVPKAGPAVTLAFVIAGLTALFSALSYAELAGTIPVSGSSYSYAYATMGELIAWICGWCLVLEYGVSVAAVAVGWGEYLNELLDGTIGVTIPAALSAPPGDGGVFNLPALIVVLLAMAFLLGGARESARANTVMVIVKIAALVLFCAIGVQGFRSGNYENFMPLGMAGVSAAGATLFFSYIGFDAASTAGEEAKNAQRDLPRAIMLSLVIVTALYVLVAAVAVGAKPWKNFTGSEAALAQIMREVTGQTFWGTLLAFCAVIAIASVVLTVLYGQTRILFAMSRDGLVPKVFARVHPKTGTPRANTLIVSLFCGVLAAAIPLGQLADATSIGTLFAFALVNVAVVVLRRTRPDMPRTFRVPLSPVLPALGFAFCLWMMGSLSTVTWVVFGVWMAAGLVFYFVYGYRRSRLAPSEK